The following are from one region of the Silene latifolia isolate original U9 population chromosome 9, ASM4854445v1, whole genome shotgun sequence genome:
- the LOC141601409 gene encoding uncharacterized protein LOC141601409, translating into MDFNDPNFLQNLQEALKNMNVSTGHRMHPRREPVMYMDEFKINKLPEFVGGTDPEEYFDWERQMERMFDFKDIDDEKRCKYAILKLRKNASLWYESLKAARAREGKEKLASWESLKRNLRKRITLMSEVEEIEEQKMARFFRGLNLNIAQAVEMHPYTSFDMLCDLCIKAEGQNKAKRANASNSSRVNPWSRPDLSENAGASSSSSSKPTVPATPVAQKNACPNKRNITLREAVDVRDELFEEDNEDGLFLMNEAEEGEIDFEPYEPPIYDTNLVLRRTLQANTDPITTKQREQIFHTKCQVKDKWCSVIIDGGSYTNVASTELVEKLALVTMVPPKPYNLHWLDDGSKLKVTRQVRVGFTMGSYKDEVLCDVIPMDACHILLERPWQFDRNVNHNGRSNEYSLLVNGKKIVLCPMSPDAIRAMHAKKGKKPSLSMFASEREVKQAINDGETDVFPEDVPPGLPPIRGIEHQIDLVPGAPLPNKAAYRSNPEETKELQRQIEELMERGYVRESMSPCAVPALLVPKRMERGGCASIVERKSIHEHFEHLRAVFETLRKQQLYGKAEKCTFLVDNVVFLGYVVSKDGVSVDQTKIEDIRSWPSPKTVTEVRSFHGLASFYRRFIRDFSTVTSPITKCMKKGTFHWSEAAQRAFETIKKKLCEAPMLALPDFSQPFEVECDASGVGIGAILVQNKRPIAYFSEKLGGARLNYSTYDRILCYGFETLKYYYIEDIHFGEIYKECQDGSFKEFVIQDGFLFKGNLLCVPKHSREAHGGGLAGHFGVQKTLDVLKEHFHWPKMQEDVYNIVSKCVTCHLMKSKFKPGEYTPLSVPIRPWEDESMDFIVALPCTQ; encoded by the exons ATGGATTTTAATGAtccaaattttcttcaaaatcttcAAGAGGCTTTAAAGAACATGAACGTTTCCACAGGACATCGTATGCACCCACGTAGGGAACCAGTCATGTACATGGACGAGTTCAAAATCAACAAACTTCCGGAATTTGTTGGTGGCACGGATCCCGAGGAATATTTTGATTGGGAAAGACAGATGGAGAGGATGTTCGACTTCAAGGACATTGATGATGAGAAGCGTTGCAAATATGCTATCTTGAAGCTACGTAAGAACGCATCTTTATGGTATGAAAGTTTGAAGGCTGCTAGGGCACGTGAAGGGAAGGAAAAGCTAGCTTCGTGGGAGTCTTTAAAACGTAATTTACGAAAGAG AATAACCCTTATGAGTGAAGTAGAGGAGATTGAGGAACAGAAGATGGCTCGTTTCTTTCGAGGGCTAAACCTTAATATCGCTCAGGCGGTTGAGATGCACCCTTATACTTCTTTCGATATGTTATGTGATCTTTGTATCAAGGCGGAAGGGCAAAATAAGGCTAAACGTGCTAATGCAAGTAACTCATCTAGAGTTAATCCTTGGAGTAGACCTGATTTGTCAGAGAATGCGGGAGCTAGTTCGAGTTCTAGTTCGAAACCTACTGTTCCAGCAACACCAGTCGCTCAAAAA AATGCTTGTCCTAACAAACGAAATATCACATTGCGAGAGGCCGTGGATGTTCGTGATGAGTTATTTGAAGAAGACAACGAAGATGGGTTATTTCTAATGAATGAAGCCGAGGAGGGAGAAATAGATTTTGAGCCTTATGAACCACCTATATATGATACTAATCTTGTTCTACGACGTACTTTACAAGCTAATACAGATCCTATTACAACGAAGCAACGAGAACAAATTTTTCATACAAAGTGTCAAGTGAAAGACAAGTGGTGTAGTGTGATTATTGACGGAGGAAGTTACACGAATGTAGCTTCaacggagttggtagaaaaattGGCACTCGTTACTATGGTACCTCCTAAACCTTATAATTTACATTGGCTTGATGATGGTAGCAAGTTGAAGGTTACAAGGCAGGTACGTGTTGGTTTTACAATGGGTTCTTACAAGGATGAGGTGCTTTGTGATGTTATccctatggatgcttgtcatattcTCTTAGAGCGTCCTTGGCAATTTGATCGTAATGTAAATCACAATGGAAGAAGTAATGAATATTCTTTATTAGTGAATGGCAAAAAGATAGTTTTGTGTCCTATGTCCCCGGATGCAATTCGAGCTATGCATGCAAAGAAGGGTAAAAAGCCAAGTTTGTCTATGTTTGCTAGTGAACGAGAGGTGAAGCAAGCTATTAATGATGGTGAAACA GATGTTTTCCCCGAAGATGTACCACCGGGTTTGCCTCCTATTCGTGGAATTGAGCATCAAATTGATCTTGTACCAGGTGCGCCACTTCCTAACAAGGCCGCTTATCGTAGTAATCCCGAGGAAACCAAGGAGTTACAACGTCAAATTGAAGAACTCATGGAGCGTGGCTATGTTCGTGAGAGTATGAGTCCTTGTGCCGTTCCCGCATTGCTTGTACCAAAAAGGATGGAACGTGGAGGATGTGCATCGATAGTAGAGCG TAAGAGCATCCATGAGCATTTTGAACACTTGCGGGCTGTGTTTGAAACACTTCGAAAACAACAGCTATATGGTAAGGCCGAGAAGTGTACATTCTTGGTAGATAACGTGGTGTTCTTGGGTTATGTTGTCTCGAAAGATGGAGTATCGGTTGATCAAACAAAGATAGAGGATATTCGTTCTTGGCCGAGTCCTAAAACAGTAACTGAGGTTAGATCTTTTCATGGACTTGCTTCCTTCTATCGACGTTTTATTCGTGATTTTAGTACCGTTACTAGTCCTATTACGAAGTGTATGAAGAAAGGCACATTCCATTGGAGTGAGGCTGCCCAAAGGGCGTTTGAAACAATTAAAAAGAAGCTATGTGAAGCCCCCATGTTAGCATTACCCGACTTCTCGCAACCTTTCGAAGTCGAATGCGATGCTAGTGGTGTAGGGATTGGAGCTATTCTTGTTCAAAATAAGCGACCCATTGCTTATTTCTCAGAGAAGTTAGGAGGAGCTCGACTTAATTATTCAACCTATGACAGAATTCTATGCTATG GTTTTGAGACCTTGAAATATTACTATATTGAAGATATTCATTTTGGAGAGATATACAAGGAATGTCAAGATGGTTCATTCAAAGAATTCGTGATTCAAGACGGATTCCTCTTCAAAGGTAATCTTCTTTGTGTACCTAAGCATTCGCGTGAAGCACATGGAGGTGGGTTAGCTGGTCATTTTGGTGTACAAAAGACGTTGGATGTATTGAAGGAACATTTTCATTGGCCAAAGATGCAAGAAGATGTATACAACATTGTGAGCAAGTGTGTGACTTGTCATCTTATGAAAAGCAAGTTCAAGCCCGGAGAATACACCCCATTGTCGGTTCCAATTAGACCATGGGAAGATGAGtcgatggatttcattgttgctttgcCTTGCACTCAATGA
- the LOC141601410 gene encoding uncharacterized protein LOC141601410: MDPAKMSACITHHNPMKYDGLGEPSLLGDWCREFENLFELLNCPKEIQVDWPAHYLKGKDGLWLNRNKALLREAWRESDEPFVTWKDIKDTMRDVFLPEHIRSRMRSEFDVFKMTEEMTIEDYHNRFMELAEYVSDLSYGEEVLALRFEKVITTRIKKRLAAGELSTVEEVYQRLGHAERIADIVKEEKKDKGEKRKAETSSEGAGGSKT, encoded by the coding sequence ATGGATCCTGCTAAGATGAGTGCTTGCATTACTCATCATAATCCTATGAAGTATGATGGACTAGGTGAACCGTCCTTACTGGGAGATTGGTGTAGGGAGTTTGAGAACCTCTTTGAACTGTTAAACTGCCCTAAGGAGATACAGGTGGATTGGCCTGCTCACTACTTGAAAGGAAAGGATGGGTTGTGGTTGAATCGTAATAAAGCATTGTTAAGGGAAGcatggagggagagtgatgaaccttttgtTACCTGGAAGGACATTAAGGATACCATGAGGGATGTATTTCTACCTGAGCACATTCGGAGTAGGATGAGGTCGGAGTTTGATGTGTTTAAGATGACGGAGGAGATGACAATAGAAGATTATCATAATAGATTTATGGAGCTAGCTGAGTATGTGTCGGACTTAAGCTATGGAGAGGAGGtgttggcgttgaggtttgagaaggttATAACTACGCGTATcaagaagaggcttgcagctgggGAGCTAAGTACTGTGGAGGAAGTATATCAAAGACTGGGACATGCTGAGAGGATTGCTGACATagtgaaggaggaaaagaaagacaagggagaaaagaggaaggCAGAGACTAGTAGTGAGGGAGCTGGAGGGAGCAAGACATAG